Proteins from a single region of Styela clava chromosome 1, kaStyClav1.hap1.2, whole genome shotgun sequence:
- the LOC144419808 gene encoding uncharacterized protein LOC144419808, producing MTYWDAQKMCTKNQSRIVDVVNDRAFFEIREKCASDPTLKYWIRKDENSKNCLIMGSEGWSQNDCDDPSIYPICEKIPPWGLKVSNEQPVIKRKESITIDCRASGYPIPNVRWQRNDKTVSEVLNRRIHQIKYDGFSRLVINNAKPFDSARFHCFATNSIHSVRGYADVRVNGTMQHSFTTFEENFGQNTNKPSAALPSIGRPSIINLEHSMCSTLEFSVIAGFALLWLTVILAYTIYLCCFRKTAKSADVFTFNDFDESANAKNVMSNTK from the exons ATGACCTATTGGGACGCACAGAAAATGTGCACAAAGAATCAAAGTAGAATTGTAGACGTTGTTAACGATAGGGCGTTCTTTGAGATTCGTGAAAAGTGTGCCAG TGACCCGACACTTAAGTATTGGATACGAAAAGATGAAAACTCCAAAAACTGTTTAATTATGGGAAGTGAAGGATGGTCACAAAATGATTGCGATGATCCGTCTATTTATCCCATTTGTGAGAAAA ttcCACCATGGGGCTTGAAAGTTTCCAACGAACAACCAGTAATTAAGAGAAAAGAAAGCATTACGATTGACTGTAGAGCATCAGGATATCCAATTCCAAATGTTCGTTGGCAACGAAATGATAAAACTGTCAGCGAAGTGTTAAATCGACGAATCCATCAGATAAAATATGACGGATTTTCTCGACTTGTGATAAACAACGCCAAGCCTTTTGATTCAGCAAGATTTCATTGCTTTGCCACTAATTCAATTCATTCTGTGAGAGGATACGCAGATGTCAGAG TTAATGGTACGATGCAACATAGTTTTACAACATTTGAAGAGAATTTCGGACAAAATAC CAATAAACCAAGTGCCGCTCTACCATCAATTGGTCGACCTTCAATCATCAATTTAG aacATTCGATGTGTAGTACATTGGAGTTCTCAGTTATTGCAGGTTTTGCGTTACTCTGGTTAACTGTTATCCTGGCGTATACAATATATCTTTG TTGCTTCAGGAAAACAGCGAAGTCGGCTGATGTTTTCACAttcaatgattttgatg AATCAGCAAATGCGAAAAATGTGATGTCAAATACAAAATAA
- the LOC144422264 gene encoding uncharacterized protein LOC144422264, translating to MEFQAMKILGLAFVFFISQNEGKLIDTLYVGDYELTYYNYGKDAHYSHQSAIYACVVKMPGSRLVITDNEDLHEAVKELLKNNTSDIVLIGAFKIRETEEYYWMNGEKLKAGFTKW from the exons ATGGAATTTCAGGCAATGAAAATATTAGGATTAgcttttgttttctttatttcGCAGAATGAAg GAAAATTAATCGACACGTTGTACGTCGGAGACTATGAATTAACCTATTATAACTATGGAAAAGATGCACATTACTCCCATCAAAGTGCTATTTACGCATGTGTTGTAAAAATGCCTGGCTCAAGATTGGTGATTACAGATAATGAAGATTTACATGAAGCAGTGAAAGAACTCTTGAAAAAcaa TACATCAGATATAGTCTTGATTGGTGCATTTAAGATTAGAGAAACCGAAGAATACTATTGGATGAATGGGGAAAAGCTCAAAGCCGGATTTACTAAATGGTAa